From a region of the Betaproteobacteria bacterium genome:
- a CDS encoding ZIP family metal transporter, with product MSTLSWIITVSLAGGALSVLAAAALSIALGAHRISMLISYAIGALLGAAFLEILPHALEHGDKHQTTATVLFGILAFFILEKLVLWRHCHHDHCEAHDAHAPTHDHGRSGLLILVGDTFHNFVDGILIAAAFLENTELGIVTALAIIAHEIPQEVGDYLILLHSGYSRMRALAFNLLSSLATMVGAMLAYFALADLTHWIPSLLALGAASMIYVAVADLIPGLHKRSEMKESILQVLLIGSGIASIAIVQALVGE from the coding sequence GTGAGTACTCTTTCCTGGATTATTACCGTATCGCTGGCCGGTGGCGCCCTGAGCGTACTTGCAGCGGCCGCGCTGAGCATTGCGCTGGGCGCACATCGCATCAGCATGCTGATTTCCTACGCCATTGGCGCACTGCTTGGTGCCGCTTTTCTGGAAATCCTGCCGCATGCGCTGGAGCACGGCGATAAGCATCAGACTACGGCAACCGTCCTGTTCGGCATTCTGGCCTTTTTTATTCTGGAAAAGCTGGTCCTTTGGCGGCATTGCCATCACGACCATTGCGAGGCGCACGATGCCCACGCGCCGACACACGACCACGGACGTTCTGGCCTGCTGATCCTGGTTGGCGACACCTTCCACAATTTTGTAGACGGAATCCTGATTGCTGCTGCCTTTCTGGAAAATACCGAACTCGGCATCGTTACCGCGCTGGCCATCATTGCCCATGAAATCCCGCAGGAGGTCGGCGATTACCTGATTCTTCTACACTCAGGCTATAGCCGGATGAGGGCGTTGGCGTTCAATCTTCTATCGAGCCTGGCAACCATGGTGGGTGCCATGCTGGCCTATTTTGCCCTGGCAGATTTGACACACTGGATTCCTTCGCTACTTGCGCTTGGCGCGGCAAGCATGATCTATGTCGCCGTTGCCGACCTGATCCCCGGGTTACATAAACGTTCCGAAATGAAAGAATCAATTCTGCAGGTCTTGTTGATCGGCTCCGGCATTGCTTCCATTGCCATCGTTCAGGCGCTGGTTGGCGAGTGA
- the nifM gene encoding nitrogen fixation protein NifM, with protein MQQGYLELKLSWELFKKSPETLTDPERDRLTDVACKQDSIEQRILASKAASNVVIPAATLKNRLDEIRKRYPSEDEFIHDMEANGLNETDLATAVERELHIEAVLEKVASAIAPVSAIDAEIYYHLHPEAFDRPESRRLRHILITFNNAPEKAKAKTTLASLRTTLSNVDQFAKAALQHSQCPTAMEGGQLGTVKRKQLYAELEAAAFGLSEGEISTVLESPMGLHILRCDEILPSGMLPFPEICSQVIERLSEKRRREAQHQWIKDLRSVIR; from the coding sequence ATGCAGCAAGGCTATCTCGAACTGAAACTATCCTGGGAACTCTTCAAGAAAAGTCCTGAGACACTGACTGATCCGGAACGTGACCGCCTGACTGATGTCGCCTGCAAGCAGGACAGCATCGAGCAGCGCATACTGGCCAGCAAGGCCGCATCCAATGTGGTCATTCCCGCAGCAACCCTGAAGAATCGCCTGGACGAGATTCGCAAGCGCTACCCATCCGAGGATGAATTTATCCACGACATGGAAGCGAACGGCCTCAACGAGACCGATCTGGCTACGGCAGTTGAACGAGAACTGCACATCGAGGCTGTTCTCGAAAAAGTTGCTTCGGCCATCGCCCCGGTCAGCGCCATAGATGCCGAAATTTACTACCATTTGCATCCGGAAGCATTCGATCGCCCGGAGAGTCGACGCCTGCGCCATATCCTGATTACGTTCAACAACGCGCCGGAAAAAGCAAAGGCAAAGACAACGCTGGCGTCCCTGCGGACAACGCTGAGCAATGTCGACCAATTCGCCAAGGCTGCGCTTCAGCATTCACAATGTCCGACCGCCATGGAAGGCGGCCAGCTCGGTACGGTCAAGCGTAAGCAGCTTTATGCCGAACTGGAAGCCGCCGCATTTGGACTGAGTGAAGGCGAAATCAGCACCGTACTCGAATCACCGATGGGTCTGCATATTCTGCGTTGTGATGAAATCCTGCCCAGCGGAATGCTGCCATTCCCCGAGATTTGCTCGCAGGTCATCGAACGCCTGAGCGAAAAACGCCGACGCGAAGCTCAACATCAGTGGATAAAAGACCTCAGATCGGTCATACGCTGA
- the phaR gene encoding polyhydroxyalkanoate synthesis repressor PhaR — protein sequence MSEPVRMIKKYPNRRLYDTKTSAYITLGDVKELVLKYEVFQVVDAKTNEDLTRSILLQIILEEESGGMPMFSSELLSGFIRFYGSTMQGMLGKYLENNMRTFVDFQGRLQEQSKTMYGPNGAENTHMQTDFWNQFLNFQQPAMQNMMTAYMDQSKKMFQSMQDQMKNQTRNMFPGFKYNPGDKDEK from the coding sequence ATGTCGGAACCGGTACGCATGATCAAGAAATACCCCAATCGTCGTCTCTATGACACGAAGACGAGTGCGTACATCACGCTGGGCGATGTGAAAGAGCTGGTTCTGAAATACGAAGTGTTTCAGGTGGTCGATGCCAAGACCAACGAGGATTTGACTCGCAGTATTTTGCTCCAGATCATTCTTGAAGAAGAATCTGGTGGCATGCCGATGTTTTCCAGCGAACTGCTGTCAGGGTTCATTCGCTTCTATGGCAGCACCATGCAGGGCATGCTCGGCAAGTACCTCGAAAACAACATGCGGACGTTTGTCGATTTCCAGGGTCGCCTGCAGGAACAGTCGAAGACGATGTATGGTCCGAATGGCGCTGAAAATACCCATATGCAGACGGATTTCTGGAACCAGTTCCTGAATTTCCAGCAGCCGGCTATGCAGAATATGATGACTGCCTATATGGATCAGTCAAAAAAAATGTTTCAGTCGATGCAGGATCAAATGAAGAACCAGACGCGGAACATGTTCCCTGGTTTCAAATACAACCCCGGTGACAAAGACGAAAAATAG
- the phbB gene encoding acetoacetyl-CoA reductase yields MSRVALVTGGMGGLGEAVCIKLAALGYKVVTTYSPGNPKVTDWLKGMNNMGYGFKAYPCDVTDFDSAHECVETVTRDVGPVDVLVNNAGITRDMTFKKMTKGDWDAVMHTNLDSVFNMTKQVMDGMMERKWGRVINVSSVNGQKGAFGQTNYSAAKAGMHGFTKALALEVAKQGVTVNTISPGYIGTKMVTTIPQEILDSKILPQIPVNRLGKPEEIAGLVAYLASDEAAFVTGANISINGGQHMF; encoded by the coding sequence ATGTCGCGAGTTGCACTGGTTACCGGAGGTATGGGGGGGCTTGGTGAGGCTGTATGCATCAAGCTTGCTGCACTGGGTTACAAGGTGGTAACGACCTATTCGCCAGGGAATCCGAAGGTGACTGACTGGTTGAAGGGAATGAACAACATGGGTTATGGCTTCAAGGCCTACCCGTGCGATGTCACTGATTTCGACTCGGCACACGAATGCGTTGAAACTGTCACCAGAGATGTCGGCCCGGTCGATGTGCTGGTTAACAATGCCGGTATTACCCGTGACATGACGTTTAAAAAGATGACCAAGGGCGACTGGGATGCTGTGATGCATACCAACCTTGACTCTGTTTTTAACATGACTAAGCAAGTCATGGATGGCATGATGGAACGCAAATGGGGACGCGTTATCAATGTCTCCTCGGTCAATGGCCAGAAGGGCGCCTTCGGTCAGACCAACTATTCCGCCGCCAAGGCCGGGATGCATGGTTTTACCAAGGCACTGGCACTGGAAGTGGCCAAGCAGGGTGTGACAGTCAATACCATTTCGCCGGGCTACATCGGCACCAAGATGGTAACGACCATCCCTCAGGAAATTCTTGATTCAAAAATTCTGCCGCAGATCCCGGTCAACAGGCTCGGGAAGCCGGAAGAAATCGCCGGTCTGGTTGCGTATCTTGCTTCTGATGAGGCAGCATTCGTGACTGGTGCCAATATTTCCATCAACGGCGGTCAGCACATGTTCTGA
- the phaC gene encoding class I poly(R)-hydroxyalkanoic acid synthase: MENLKAETPTTTEKSLPMAQGSNSNDAFAGSAAQLMQSGQNMMQQFMDYLGKAGAQAGAAPVAADPQAITNLQKQFMDQQMSLWQSMLGKQKGQEPAFKVSPEPGDRRFSAPEWRESPIYDYMHQAYLLNTQYLKQMVEVIPAEDAKSKERMRFLARQMADAMAPSNFAATNPEFIKLAVETKGQSITDGINNLIKDFEKGRISMTDESVFEVGKNIATTEGAVVYENDLMQLIQYAPLTPKVASRPLVVVPPCINKFYIMDLQPDNSLIRYMVDQGNTVFLVSWRNPSEAHGQVGWDDYLESGPITALLVAREITKVKQVNALGFCVGGTILTSALAVLKERGEDPVASLTLLTTLLDFSDTGEIGLFIDEKGITAREATIGKGGLLPARDLQNTFSFLRANDLVWNYVTGNYLKGEKPKAFDLLYWNSDSTNLPGPFACWYMRNMYLENNLREPGKLEMCGTKVDLGKLDIPVYLLATREDHIVPWQSAYQSTRILGGKIRFVLGASGHIAGVINPASKNKRSYWVNEDVKNEADGWLAAAEEKKGSWWSDWADWLKPLSGELRAPRKPGSAKYKAIEPAPGRYVRERAV; this comes from the coding sequence ATGGAGAATCTAAAGGCTGAAACCCCGACAACTACAGAGAAGAGTCTCCCCATGGCCCAGGGATCGAACAGTAATGACGCATTCGCGGGTTCTGCCGCACAGCTGATGCAAAGCGGGCAGAACATGATGCAGCAGTTCATGGACTATCTCGGCAAGGCAGGCGCTCAGGCTGGTGCAGCACCAGTCGCAGCCGACCCGCAGGCGATCACCAATCTGCAGAAGCAGTTCATGGATCAGCAAATGTCGTTGTGGCAGTCGATGCTGGGAAAGCAGAAAGGCCAGGAGCCAGCCTTCAAGGTCTCGCCGGAACCCGGTGACCGTCGTTTTTCAGCCCCCGAATGGCGCGAAAGCCCGATTTACGATTATATGCATCAGGCTTACCTGCTCAATACGCAGTATCTGAAGCAAATGGTCGAGGTGATTCCGGCCGAAGACGCAAAATCCAAGGAACGCATGCGCTTTCTTGCACGGCAGATGGCCGACGCCATGGCGCCTTCGAATTTTGCCGCAACCAATCCCGAATTTATCAAGCTGGCCGTGGAAACCAAGGGCCAGAGCATTACCGATGGCATCAACAACCTGATCAAGGATTTTGAGAAGGGTCGTATTTCGATGACCGACGAATCGGTATTCGAAGTCGGCAAGAACATCGCGACCACTGAAGGTGCGGTTGTCTATGAAAACGACCTGATGCAGTTGATTCAGTACGCGCCGTTGACGCCCAAAGTAGCGTCACGGCCGCTGGTGGTTGTGCCACCCTGTATCAACAAGTTCTACATCATGGATCTGCAGCCCGATAACTCGCTGATCCGCTATATGGTCGATCAGGGCAATACTGTTTTCCTGGTGTCCTGGCGCAATCCATCCGAAGCGCATGGCCAGGTCGGCTGGGACGATTACCTCGAAAGCGGTCCGATCACCGCGCTGCTTGTTGCCCGGGAAATCACCAAGGTCAAGCAGGTCAATGCTCTTGGATTCTGTGTCGGTGGCACCATTTTGACATCGGCGCTGGCTGTCCTCAAGGAACGCGGCGAAGATCCGGTTGCCTCGTTGACGCTGCTGACGACGCTGCTCGACTTCTCCGATACGGGCGAAATTGGCTTGTTTATTGACGAAAAGGGCATTACGGCCCGCGAGGCCACAATAGGCAAGGGCGGTTTACTGCCAGCCCGAGACCTGCAAAATACGTTTTCGTTCCTGCGTGCCAACGATCTCGTCTGGAACTACGTGACCGGCAATTACCTGAAGGGCGAGAAGCCAAAAGCCTTTGACCTGCTCTACTGGAACTCGGACTCGACCAATCTTCCCGGGCCGTTTGCCTGCTGGTACATGCGCAACATGTATCTCGAAAACAATCTGCGTGAACCGGGCAAGCTGGAGATGTGCGGGACGAAGGTTGATCTGGGCAAGCTGGACATACCGGTTTATCTGCTTGCCACCCGCGAAGACCATATCGTACCCTGGCAATCCGCCTATCAGAGCACGCGTATTCTAGGCGGCAAGATTCGCTTCGTGCTCGGCGCATCCGGCCATATTGCCGGCGTGATCAATCCGGCCAGCAAGAACAAGCGCAGTTATTGGGTGAATGAAGATGTGAAAAATGAAGCCGACGGCTGGTTGGCTGCGGCAGAAGAAAAAAAGGGAAGCTGGTGGTCGGATTGGGCTGACTGGCTCAAACCTTTGTCCGGAGAACTGCGGGCACCGCGCAAGCCGGGAAGCGCCAAATACAAGGCTATCGAACCGGCTCCCGGCAGATATGTCAGGGAACGCGCGGTCTGA
- the phbB gene encoding acetoacetyl-CoA reductase, producing the protein MTQRVALVTGAMGGLGTAICQELAKAGHKVVASYHPQFDNKDAWLAEMAEAGFKDFVCVAGDVSSLEDCQKMVAEAEAACGQVDILINNAGITRDRMFAKMERDGWDAVIATNLTSLFNMTKQVSAKMAERGWGRIINISSVNGVKGQAGQTNYSAAKAGVIGFSKALAAELAAKGVTVNVICPGYVATKMVMAIKPEVLQTIVDSVPMKRLAKPEEIGGACAYLASDIAAFMTGATMNINGGLYYQ; encoded by the coding sequence ATGACACAACGTGTTGCTCTCGTTACCGGCGCTATGGGTGGTCTTGGAACCGCAATTTGTCAGGAACTGGCCAAGGCTGGCCACAAGGTGGTCGCTTCTTATCACCCGCAATTCGACAACAAGGATGCATGGCTGGCTGAAATGGCTGAAGCCGGCTTCAAGGATTTCGTTTGTGTTGCTGGCGACGTGTCGTCCCTCGAAGATTGCCAGAAAATGGTTGCCGAAGCCGAAGCCGCCTGCGGCCAGGTCGACATCCTGATCAACAATGCCGGTATCACCCGTGACCGCATGTTTGCCAAGATGGAACGCGATGGTTGGGATGCCGTGATCGCTACCAATCTGACCTCGTTGTTCAACATGACCAAGCAGGTTTCCGCCAAGATGGCAGAGCGTGGCTGGGGTCGTATCATCAACATCTCTTCCGTCAACGGCGTCAAGGGTCAGGCTGGCCAGACCAACTACTCCGCTGCCAAGGCTGGCGTGATCGGCTTCTCCAAGGCGCTGGCCGCTGAGCTGGCCGCCAAGGGCGTGACCGTCAACGTTATCTGCCCTGGCTACGTGGCAACCAAGATGGTCATGGCCATCAAGCCGGAAGTTCTGCAGACCATCGTTGATTCCGTACCGATGAAGCGCCTGGCCAAGCCGGAAGAAATTGGTGGCGCCTGTGCTTACCTTGCTTCCGACATTGCTGCCTTCATGACCGGTGCAACGATGAACATTAATGGTGGTTTGTACTACCAGTAA
- a CDS encoding nitrogen fixation protein NifZ — protein MNARWEYGEAVRLTRNVRNDGTYPGLEPGDPLVRRGSIGYVVDVGTFLQDQIIYSVNFLDEGKIVGCREEELIGADDPWLPSRFEFREKVRAAKGLSVGGAVLIDLGAVGEVIKVIRDAPGGVAYHIHFDSLPGRVLQIPETILEPTEARE, from the coding sequence ATGAACGCTCGATGGGAATATGGCGAAGCGGTGCGTCTTACGCGCAACGTTCGCAACGATGGGACCTACCCCGGACTCGAGCCTGGCGACCCGCTGGTCCGTCGCGGCAGTATCGGCTACGTCGTCGATGTCGGTACCTTCCTGCAGGACCAGATCATCTATTCGGTCAACTTCCTGGATGAAGGGAAGATCGTCGGATGCCGTGAAGAGGAGCTGATCGGTGCGGATGATCCATGGCTGCCGTCACGCTTCGAATTCCGCGAAAAAGTACGGGCGGCCAAGGGCTTGTCGGTCGGGGGTGCGGTACTAATCGACTTGGGTGCCGTAGGCGAAGTCATCAAGGTCATCCGCGATGCGCCGGGCGGCGTCGCCTACCACATCCATTTCGACAGCCTGCCGGGACGCGTTCTGCAAATTCCGGAAACCATACTGGAACCTACCGAAGCCAGGGAATGA
- a CDS encoding nitrogenase-stabilizing/protective protein NifW has product MEDTLTLAEAMEELVSAEDFLDYFAVPYEPAIVHVNRLHILQRFHDYLAKQVPNLPPEEDQQRSIYRLWLERAYQDFVTSDSLTEKVFAVFQHVSKPDGGMSSFVSLDKVFRE; this is encoded by the coding sequence ATGGAAGATACTCTGACCCTCGCCGAAGCCATGGAAGAACTGGTTTCCGCAGAAGATTTTCTCGACTATTTCGCGGTGCCCTACGAACCTGCCATCGTCCATGTCAACCGCTTGCACATCCTGCAGCGTTTCCATGATTATTTGGCCAAACAGGTGCCCAATCTGCCGCCCGAAGAAGATCAGCAACGCAGCATCTACCGTCTGTGGCTGGAGCGTGCCTACCAGGACTTCGTCACTTCCGACTCGCTAACGGAAAAAGTGTTCGCCGTCTTTCAGCATGTCTCCAAGCCTGACGGCGGCATGAGTTCGTTCGTCTCGCTCGACAAGGTCTTCCGCGAATGA